In the genome of Xenopus tropicalis strain Nigerian chromosome 10, UCB_Xtro_10.0, whole genome shotgun sequence, the window GGGGTATGGTGCGCATATGGGATATTGGGGGCAAGGGTATGGATGCGGCATATGGATATATGGGGACTGGCACAGGGGGTATGGGGATGTCGCattatgggatatatggggactggcacagggggtatgggatgcgcattatgggatatatggggactgCACAGGGGTATGGGATGCGCATTATGGATATATGGGGACTGGCACAGGGGGTATGGGATCGCattatgggatatatggggactgGCACAGGGGTATGGGATTGCGCATTATGGATATATGGGGACTGGCACAAGGGGTATGGGATGCGCATTATGGATATATGGGACTGGCACAGGGGGTATGGGATGCGCattatgggatatatggggactgGCACAGGGGGGTATGGATGCGCattatgggatatatggggactgGCACAGGGGTATGGATGCGCattatgggatatatggggactggcacagggggtatgggatgcgcattatgggatatatggggactggcacagggggtatgggatgcgcattatgggatatatggggactggcacagggggtatgggatgcgcattatgggatatatgggactggcacagggggtatgggatgcgcattatgggatatatggggatgGCACCAGGGGGTATGGGATGGCATTTATGGATATATGGGACTGGCACAGGGGGTATGGGATGCGCattatgggatatatggggactggcacagggggtatgggatgtacattatgggatatatggggactggcacagggggtatgggatgcgcattatgggatatatggggactggcacagggggtatgggatgtacattatgggatatatggggactggcacagggggtatgggatgtacattatgggatatatggggactgGCACAGGGGGTATGGGATATGGGATCACTAAATCACTACCACATCACTAATCACATCAACACATACCAGAAATGGGTCGGTTCTGCCAGTTGTTGGTAGGAAACATCTAAACACAGGAGAAATAGAACAGAAATAACATACCTACTGCCAGCAGGGCCTTCAGCAGATACTCCATctgtagctgaactacaactcccagcaacctacCAACCACTCAGGCATTGGCAGTGGTGGTTAAACTGCAAGCGGATTCCCAGCCAtgtcccctgtacccccccccccccccccccgcagggcttTCTAGTTATCCGCATGGCAGCACAGTGAGTAGCACAGCTGAACCAATCACAATAACCCATTCACTCCCTGATCCCCCCTACTATAGCTGCTGTTGGTTTGTCCCAAAGACAAGCTACCAGTCTATTTGCAGTACTTAGGCCACCTTGACCAGATAGGAAAAGCGCTTCGTGCCACATTGGGCTCTAACCTTTATCCCTCACAGCTGGAGTAGTTACTTGTAGTTGTAAATGAGGAGCTAATTAGCCATTTACTTTGGGGTTTGTGTGTGTTTAGTCTGCCCTCCCATCCCAGTTAGAATTGTGTAGTTGCATCTGCAGTGTTATTTTTACCCTATCTGGGGTTGTgtaattatattaatttaaagggtaactttacCTTCATCATGTTGATACAGTCCATTATTTTTCTCTATCCACATATAAAATCCCATCCTGATAATGCGACTGTTGTACACTAATGCTGCATGACTTCCCAGAAAGCAGTACAGGCTGCGGCACTAATCTAAATCACATGTTTGGCCCTGTGCCGCGTGGATTTTATGTGTATGCGGTTATTTATACAGTGGAAGCTCAGCTGGGCTCTCCCTACAGAGCGAGGGGCTCCAGGTTTGGGTTGCTAAGCGGATGGGAGTGACCCAGTTGGGGGAATACGCTAATCCCAGTCTCAGTACAGATACAGTAATGGGAAGCATGTGTGTTGGGGGTCATTTCCCACTGAGCGGGGCTTTTGCACCCCCTCTGGGGACTGCGGGGATTCACAGCGTCCTGCCCCGGCCAGGGTCACATGACATGTCAATGGGTCCTTTTAGTTTTGTTATTATTTGGTACAGACCTGGGCTGCACAATAACAGGATAGAGCTTGGCAGGAATCCCATATGATAGGCACGTGCCCGGTAGCATTGGCTCGGTGCCCACCCACCGCAGAATGAGGGGGCCGCTGTGTATTATGCAAAGGGAACTTTTTAGATTCAATGCAttatgttttttacccataatgcagagagggtggtttttttttacccacaatcccGGCATAATCGTTGGCATGATTGCACTCTAAATAGTATTAATAGGGATTGCCTCATTTCCCTCCCTTGATGCTGAAATAACGGCTGCACGCCTGCGACACGGGCCGaggtgggaaccctggaataacCGCCAGTTTCAGGgcggcagtagctccaggttccCCCTGTGCCAACTGGTGCAAAGAATGAGATGGCAGCCCAGAACGCGTCCATATCTGCGCTATCACACTTGGGAGTGGGTCTGTAAATcagccctaatatatatatagtatatagtgctACTGTACGCAGGGCTGTAAGTTTGTACAGTACATGGGGGGTAACACAATACACCTAACTGTGTTAGGCCCCCTCAGTGGGGCAACttatggtgcccatacacgtgactGGCAATGCCCACACTGCACTGCTCCACCCGTCCTTACCAGGACCCCTGTCCCACTACTGTGCGCCCCCTATAGTCACACTCCCCATGCCCGATGCTACCTTCTTATTACGGGTGCGCCAAATCTGCTATTTTGGGATTctgccaaaccccgaatccttcgcaAAAGATTTGAGCAAATGATGcaatggaagggttaaaaagtCCCTGTTTATATGATGAAAAGTCACGATTGAAAGGATTTGgttttggtttggccaggcacgtatatgtatgtatgtataactttatttataaagcgccacaaggatacgcagcgctgtacagtcttacaatatacacaattacacccagggagaataataaataaatacaatatatatatataaatgcacagggagtaagtgccatgtggtgtggtccctgccccgtagagcttacaatcacccAACTCCTTatagagatgcaccaaacccagaaTGTTTAGAGAAAGAGTTGGGCAACTACTGAGCCGAACCCTAATTTGCTTATGGAAATgaggctatggaagggttaaacatgTTCCCGTAACCTGAAGTCACATGACTAAGGGCTCTGATGCGGTTGGGACAAacacttggatttggccaaatcgtAATCCTCCTAAAAAGGCCGAATCTTCCCCAAACCCAATCCTGGTTCGGCGCATCCCTACGTCTTACAGACCCTGTGTGTATCAGACCCCTTGGTTCCCCTCACAGGGCCCCTGCCATAGCAACGGCCAGAGCCGCTCTGATCCGGCATGGGAACCGCACTGAGCTCTAACAACTGGCGGCTGGGGCAGCTGTTCCACAGGGCAGCAGGGGTACAAGGTTTCATTCTATgcacagatatatacacatatacacataaacacagatatatacacacatacatacacatatacacagatatacacacatatacacacacatatatacacacatatacacatatacacacacatatatacacacatatacacatatatacacacatatacacacatatatacacacatagttacatagttacatagggttgaaaaaagaccattgtccatcaagttcaacccatccgagtaaacccagcactcacaacctatacactcacatacataactatatatacacacacatacacatatatatatacacacatatacacacatacacacacatatacacagatatacacacacatatactgtatacacacatatacacacacacatacacatatatatacactatacagcTAATCAGATCTTTGGTTTTCTTTTCTTCCAGGACTGTAATAATAGTCTATACAAGATGGCCCCCATTCTACACTCTACCCATTCGACACTCTCCCTAAGCCTAATCCTATGTGCACTCTCCCTAAGGCTCATCTCTGGCACTCACACAGGTATGTACCGTGCAGTTGCATTTCAGCCTTGCACTAATCTCCATTGTTCTCCAGCTCTTTGGCCGTATGATCTGTTACAGCGTCCCACATTCGGGGGTTTagccgaatccaaaaaaaagTGGATTGGGTGCAAAACCCCCTAAAGTCAGGGTACGTGGTGCAGTAGGAGTATAACAGCACGGAGACCAATGGCCGGGccacctgccccaccccctgagCTGCCCCCATACCCACGTCtgacagtgaccccccccccagcctggggtagctcATATCCCACcttatatacagtagggggagtgGCCTCTCCCAAGCACAACATGCATCAATGGCCGCCCTCTCCCTAATGAAACAGAGGGTCTATCCTAGCGTCCATTCCCCCCatagttacaatcactgggtgcaACCATTTTTGCAAAAGGAAagggagggggcacaatatcaAAAGACAGTATTTTGGTCTCCCTTTATACAATGTCATGGCATTGAAATCCGTTGTGTTAGTGTATGATGGGCATTAAATGAAAGCGAGGCAGCTGCAATACTTACTGATATCTAGCCCTACATCTGCTTCACTTCCTGTTCTGGGCTAATCCCGCCCATTGCTGAGTCAGAGGGCGGTACCAGTTAGTGGTTATAagggttttttggttttttttgctgtaaagCTGTACAAACGGGACCTGaggtgatgctgggagttgtagtttttttATGGGGTGGGGCATTTGTATAAATCCGCTAATATAATGCCAGTATACCCACAGCAAACTGCTGGAATAGTAATTGTTATTGTGCTTTCCCCCTCAGCCATCGAGTGCAGCTGTGGAACAACATATACCATGAAGCCCAGTGAAAAGGACGTTACCATAAAGTGCACCAACATCGCTGAAAAGGAGACATTTACAGTGACCTGGAAACAAAAGGACGACAAAGGGAAATGCCAGGGAAAGCAGATCCAGTCTCTGCAGATCCGGCCCAAAGTAACAAACCACACTGAGACCGACACTGCTTCCCTCAATTACTATCCCGACTACAAAGTTGCAGCGCTCACTATCTACAACATACGGGAGAATAAGAGCTACTGCATCGGGGTGGAGTCGACGGAGGATATCCTTAAGCCAACTGATTGCACCTTTACGGTGGTGGTGGAAGGTGAGGAGAGCGGTTAGGGATTAGTTCTCTATTGGTCTAATGTGTTGGGCTTCGTGTGATTGGTCAGTGAGTACCATAGTGGCCCCAGTGACCTATTAGGGTCTTTGTTGCTTAGTTGGAGTGCAATGTTGGGGCCAATCAGAAGTGCTAATGTTTCCTGATGGGCCCCAACACTGCACCCCAAACTGAGCAGGTCACTGGGGCCACTACTCCCACAAATTCTCCTTTATCCCCTTTCCATCTCTTCTCCTCTTATAATTCTTCCCTCTCTCTTTCCCACTCCCTCATTGTCCCCTCGTCTGTCTTTTCTCCTTCACCTTTTTTTATCcttctctccttctcccccttTTCCATCCTCCCCAATGGTTTGACCTTAGTCTTCTTCATCCTCCTTTCCACCCTGTCTTCTTTTCTCCCTACCCCCCTTCCCACTCCGTGCCCCGTCCATTTCTACCCTACCCCCTGGCTATGAAGTTCCTTCAAGGTAAAGAGACCACAAAGAGGGGCAATAGGGGGccca includes:
- the LOC101732056 gene encoding uncharacterized protein LOC101732056, giving the protein MAPILHSTHSTLSLSLILCALSLRLISGTHTAIECSCGTTYTMKPSEKDVTIKCTNIAEKETFTVTWKQKDDKGKCQGKQIQSLQIRPKVTNHTETDTASLNYYPDYKVAALTIYNIRENKSYCIGVESTEDILKPTDCTFTVVVEEKEPPPSQQPLAANGNKVSEASESDKGDDGKPGGIKYLWFLTLLILVVIVAATFFIYKRKLQDLQRQVHNLQQAMWEEDVQSETSKMCPQPKPAANGQPDFSTFISTSET